The Hyalangium gracile genomic sequence GGCTACAAGATCTGGGTCGGCGACGATCCGACCAATGCGGTCAACACGCTGGTGGCCGATGTGACGAACAACACCCGGGCCATCGCCACCGAGACGTTCCCGGAGGTGCGGGGGCGCTTCGTGCGGGTGCAGGTGTTCGCGCCCCCCGGCGATGTGGCCGCGTGGCTCGATGGGCTGTCGGTCTACTCGACCGACGCCAAGCCGCTGACCCGTCACTACCCCATCAGCGAGGAGGGCTCCGGAGGGGCCAGGCTCGAGCCGCTCGCGGGCTGGGGCTGGTACCACTCCCGGCGCGCCCCGGGTAACCTGCTCTCGGAGGATCCGGTGGCCACGACGCCGGAGCCGGACCGCGACGACAGCAACACCGAGCTCGATCTGGACTACGAGGGCGCCGCGTTCCGCATCCAGCTCTCGGGCACCTACGCCCTGGAGCGGCTGCGCCTCGGCTACAGCCGCGAGGGCTACACGCCCTCCGCGCTCAAGGTCGAGCTCTCCGTGGATGACCTCCACTACCACACCGTCTTCAACGGCAGCCTGCCCTCGACGGACTACGCGCCCTCGCTGACGTGGAGCACCGCCAACGGCAATGGCGATGCGCGGTACGTGCGCGTCACGCTGCCGCAGGCCGCCTCGCCGGGGCACATCAAGGTGCTGACGCGGCTGGAGCTGTTCGGCGTGCCGGTGAGCTCGCCCACGATCATCCCGGATGAGCTTCCGCCGAACCACACGCAGGTGGGGACCATCGACGACAGCCTCGGTGGCTATCTCAGCGCGGCGATCTACGACGACGTCGGCAGGCTCGTGCGCACGCTGAAGAACCGGGAGCCCGTGGCGGCGGGCAACGGGCGGCCGCTCTACTGGGATGGCAAGGACGACTACGGCAACCCGCAGCCCAAGGGCCCCTACAAGTGGAAGGCGGTCGTCAGCCGGGCGAGCTCGTACGATGACGGGAGCGTGGGCAACACGGGCAACCCCTCCCATGGGCTCACCAACGCGCCGCACCTGGCCCTGGGGCTCGCGTACGATCCCTCGGGCCACCTCTACAGCGTCAGCTCGTGGTCCGAGCCGGAGATGGAGCTGCGCCGCTACAAGCCCGACGCCACTCCGCTGTGGGGAGTGCCCGCCAAGCTCAGCACCGCCGTCGCCGCGGACAGCGACTTCGCCTACGTGGCCCAGTGGAAGCAGGTGTCCAACGACATGGCCAACGTGATCCGGCGCTACCGCGCCAGCGATGGCCTGCTCATGGGGTTCACGGGTGTGACCGACGGAGAGATCGCCATCAACCCGGCCGCGCCCAACCCCAAGCCGGGGACGCGGCGCCGGGCGACGACGGAGGAGGATCGCTGGTTCGCGGGAGTGAACGGGGTGTCCGTCGACGCCACGCGCGTGTGGGTGAGCAACTACCGCGAGAATCGCGTCGAGAGCTACGACAAGGTCACGGGCACGTTCATCGGCTCGTTCGCCGTGGTCCAGCCCCTGGGGATCGCGGCGGACGCCAGCGGTGACGTGTGGGTGGCCCACCTGGGCAGCCGCGTGACGAAGTACCGCGCGGGGCTGCCGACCGATGCGGACTGGGGCACGCCCCTCCAGGCCATCCACTTCCTGTCCGATCCGTATGCCATCTCCCTGGGCGTCGGAGGCACCCGGCTGTTGCTGACCGAGCACGGCACCGGCCGCGTGCGGGAGTACGACGCCATCACGGGCGCCTGGGTCTTGGATCGCGGAGGCCAGGCCACCCCTGGCCCGATGCAGGCGGACCGCTTCCGGCTGAGCTCGCGCTCGGGGCTCGCGGTGGACGCGGTGGGCCAGTACGTCGTCGCGGACATCGGCAACCACCGCCTGCAGTGGTTCAACGCCAATGGGACGCTGCGGCTGTCGATGAGCAGCGAGTTCATCTCCGCGCCGTTCGTCGACGATGCGCTGGGGACGCCGAATGTCGTCCTCAGCGGGCCGCGCCAGTACACCCGCAACCCGGTCACCGGCACATGGAGGTACAGCCACAACTGGACGCCCACCGACAACGCCTTCGTCGACCCGGCCTCCAAGCGGCGCCGGCTGGAGATCCAGACACCCCAGGGCCCCATCCAGCGCGACTTCCTGTTCTACACGGCGGATGGGTGGCGAGGCGGCGTGTCCGTCTACCTGCTCGAGCCGGGAGACACCGGGATGCGCCGCGCCGCCGCCATCGGCCCTGGCTGGACGGGGCCGGACGACAACACCCTGCCCGGCCAGGGCTGCTTCGAGTGGGCGGACAGCTCGGGCGATGGAGTGGTGGACACGGCCACCGAGGTCACCTTCCGCTCCTTCCCTTCCCAGTGCGTCGCGGCGAACTACCACGTGTGGGTCGCCGAGAACGGGGATCTGTGGCTGGCGGGGACCGCGCCCGAGGAGGGCGCCGTGGTCATCCCGGTGAGCGGCTTCGACGCGCACTACAACCCGATCTACCGCTTCGCGGACCGGTACACCGTGCTGCCCGCGGACACGTCCGCCACGGGGTACGCGGAGGCGCTCATCCGCTCTATCCCGGGCGGCACCTCGTTCC encodes the following:
- a CDS encoding DUF7402 domain-containing protein — its product is MPSSPPRAPGLSILLVLLALCAAWPLQAEAQTPVGPVSCPLLPTGNNIAPEAEITVSSVYTDGNGVAHHGCKAVDGIIGLEGTGQWASDGYSLPWIKLEWATARTIDSIDLYDLVNTWGNIIEGQLTFSDGSTISVTNIPADGALKAIIFDAKTVTWVTFSATVIGGGFNGLSEIAIGEVRPTTPSYPYSEKVNLVFWPGTRMTTSTPYNVGAHQLDTKFGANEHNYWSFPDAAWIQLDLGVGNEQRVHQVRLRSRNRNLRAGGYKIWVGDDPTNAVNTLVADVTNNTRAIATETFPEVRGRFVRVQVFAPPGDVAAWLDGLSVYSTDAKPLTRHYPISEEGSGGARLEPLAGWGWYHSRRAPGNLLSEDPVATTPEPDRDDSNTELDLDYEGAAFRIQLSGTYALERLRLGYSREGYTPSALKVELSVDDLHYHTVFNGSLPSTDYAPSLTWSTANGNGDARYVRVTLPQAASPGHIKVLTRLELFGVPVSSPTIIPDELPPNHTQVGTIDDSLGGYLSAAIYDDVGRLVRTLKNREPVAAGNGRPLYWDGKDDYGNPQPKGPYKWKAVVSRASSYDDGSVGNTGNPSHGLTNAPHLALGLAYDPSGHLYSVSSWSEPEMELRRYKPDATPLWGVPAKLSTAVAADSDFAYVAQWKQVSNDMANVIRRYRASDGLLMGFTGVTDGEIAINPAAPNPKPGTRRRATTEEDRWFAGVNGVSVDATRVWVSNYRENRVESYDKVTGTFIGSFAVVQPLGIAADASGDVWVAHLGSRVTKYRAGLPTDADWGTPLQAIHFLSDPYAISLGVGGTRLLLTEHGTGRVREYDAITGAWVLDRGGQATPGPMQADRFRLSSRSGLAVDAVGQYVVADIGNHRLQWFNANGTLRLSMSSEFISAPFVDDALGTPNVVLSGPRQYTRNPVTGTWRYSHNWTPTDNAFVDPASKRRRLEIQTPQGPIQRDFLFYTADGWRGGVSVYLLEPGDTGMRRAAAIGPGWTGPDDNTLPGQGCFEWADSSGDGVVDTATEVTFRSFPSQCVAANYHVWVAENGDLWLAGTAPEEGAVVIPVSGFDAHYNPIYRFADRYTVLPADTSATGYAEALIRSIPGGTSFLTLGSTAESRAQGLHGGITNNYVATLHQGDGSERVRVRLHEEWGAFSAAVDGEYWYIGNSRGDQHWVNMYDDDGLLIATMRPEEPSGWGAGWIDHASGMAAMKGPYQGMHTVYAEDVYWGRMIRYVTQINPGDLSRSGDTFTW